The following coding sequences are from one Onychostoma macrolepis isolate SWU-2019 chromosome 24, ASM1243209v1, whole genome shotgun sequence window:
- the rb1cc1 gene encoding RB1-inducible coiled-coil protein 1, with translation MKLYVFQVNNGSTLTFDTELAVQTVLDLKHAIQAKYKIAVQHQVLVVNGGECMVAERRVCSYSAGTDTNPIFLFNKEMILSDRAPTIPKTTFSIENEMELKVEESLMMPAVFHTVASRTQLAVEMFEVAKKLCLFCERLVHDEHLQHQGWAAIMANLDDCTLSYQKLLMKFDTAYTNYQQDFEDIKLKLTKLGTAVSVMAKIPLLECLTRQSYRESLEKSSSPHPRTTGEDENEDEVGETSTQSAILGPADSQKNRKSPSPVSASGEASSQASSSPQDRLKSSCSLKAALEEEEESPERGAAPYFNVTLLDWINVQDRPNDVESVVRKCFDSINRLDPRIIQPFLTECRETITKLDNQNMKAIKGLEDRLYALDQMIASCKRLVNEQQELAQGFLANQKRAENLKDTSVLPDLCLSHANQLMIMLTNHRKLLDIKQKCTTAKQELANNLQVRLKWCCYVMLHADQDGEKLQALLRLLTELLERVRVVEALSTVPQMYCLAVVEVVRRKMFIGHYRQWANALVKDGKNLYEAEKVKRESFGKLFRKSFLRNRLFRGLDSWPPSSFCTRKPRKFDFELPDISLNDLQYLKSCCPSEVQPYLRVPTLCDFEPLNQHVEVLHQLVQAAQSVDEMSQTITDLLNEQKFSCSQSAQRSTALTPRSESTTEITSTSTKTLSTLSLKAPNCQPLALPGPLEDLSPDSIDAQTFDFETIGHPNMDPVLQQGSLDLDSLAESPESDFMSAVNEFVIEENLMSPNPISDPTSPEMMVESLYSSVINAIDSKRIQDTTTLEKENSKIAALKLSADRYRSAAEESQNNLRKVKEDLYHFRGLVLKEQQDFGFALKTMTVEVRNALNSVRYCHEQELRETQQTNLQSLKDDHEKQIQTLTKELEGNRKIVRDVQRAMLELEGLVERKEKEISQLESERERSMQELQDLHKQTVQDLEVKILKQSEELKATLLSKDELAGQLDNLHFEIEHSQQKISQEMEKAEKVHLQELEARLKQQHEAELESLRLDKESALDKLVQENLVKLRDLVDCHSAELKEREGRLKDLEARITELADARCKLEVEMALKEAEMEDMRLQYEEAKSTQEEVLKAELTTQTTTLQAQIDMLNQQLQQKNEEYEVGLAELRALMRLEKDHCISELVDRHEEESTLLRQEFSALKQKSQDAEKDCEERVQKIQHDHQDQFDALQRKKEDEQRAFQEKERELMTVIGDLQSENSLLSGRLEQERVEALQRTEEEKEEAVKAALQEALRDFQLQKEETETRLLGQIELLENQLKDRQSTDLVGPTVEKTETGMETSAALSLDSGQWTEERASLLAKLELLERSKNEEMQNLKTSLIAEQQTNFNTVLTREKLKKEQIISDLTEKLRNLAQQQEKDKGLIETLSEDRASILQEKKQMEEELNRLRSTVLVSSSFFPPNPVTEAHGACGPAYVEVLLPSTPDPERLASVAPFKDEDRVESAVEASMMTVHDNPMLSEEKQRILILERTLHMKEEENKRLSQRLMSQSMSSVSSRHSEKIAIRDFQVGDLVLIILDERHDNYVLFTVGPTLYFLHSESLTALDLKPATGATRRPWVLGKVMEKEYCQAKKAQNRFKVPLGTKFYRVKAVPWNKKV, from the exons ATGAAGTTGTATGTGTTTCAAGTCAACAATGGAAGTACATTGACATTTGACACTGAACTTGCTGTCCAAAC TGTTTTGGACCTTAAACATGCCATTCAGGCCAAATATAAAATTGCAGTCCAGCACCAGGTGCTGGTGGTCAATGGAGGGGAGTGTATGGTGGCAGAGAGGCGCGTGTGCAGCTACAGCGCCGGAACG GATACCAACCCGATCTTCCTATTCAACAAAGAGATGATCCTGTCTGACCGAGCTCCAACCATCCCCAAAACGACCTTCTCCATAGAGAATGAGATGGAGCTGAAGGTGGAGGAGTCACTCATGATGCCTGCTGTCTTTCACACCGTCGCTTCCCGCACTCAACTGGCTGTG GAAATGTTTGAAGTTGCCAAGAAGCTTTGCTTGTTCTGTGAGCGTCTGGTCCATGATGAACACCTTCAGCACCAGGGATGGGCGGCCATCATGGCCAACCTGGACGACTGCACCCTATCCTATCAAAAACTCCTCATGAAATTCGACACTGCTTATACAAATTACCAACAGGATTTTGAAGACATCAAATTAAAACTCACAaa GCTTGGCACTGCTGTCTCAGTCATGGCGAAGATTCCACTGCTCGAGTGTTTGACTCGGCAGAGCTACAGAGAAAGCTTGGAGAAGTCCAGCTCCCCTCACCCGAGAACCACAGGTGAAGATGAGAATGAGGATGAAGTAGGAGAAACATCCACCCAGTCCGCTATCCTCGGTCCTGCTGACAGCCAGAAGAATCGGAAGTCGCCCTCGCCAGTCTCTGCTTCAGGGGAAGCATCGTCCCAGGCATCCTCCTCTCCTCAGGACAGACTGAAGAGCAGCTGTAGTCTAAAAGCAGCtctagaggaagaggaggagtcTCCGGAGAGGGGAGCCGCACCCTATTTCAATGTCACGCTCTTGGATTGGATCAACGTTCAGGACAGACCTAACGATGTGGAGTCAGTAGTGAGGAAGTGTTTTGACTCAATCAACAGG CTCGACCCTCGGATTATCCAACCCTTTCTAACTGAATGCCGTGAGACGATTACCAAATTGGATAATCAGAACATGAAGGCCATAAAAGGACTTGAAGACAGATTGTATGCTCTTGACCAAATGATAGCAAGCTGTAAACGGTTGGTCAATGAACAGCAGGAACTTGCTCAG GGATTTCTTGCCAATCAGAAGAGGGCTGAAAACCTGAAGGACACCTCGGTGCTGCCTGACCTGTGTCTGAGTCACGCCAACCAGCTGATGATCATGCTGACCAATCACAGGAAGCTACTAGACATCAAGCAGAAATGTACCACTGCCAAACAGGAGCTAGCCAACAACCTTCAAGTTCGTCTCAA ATGGTGCTGCTACGTGATGCTTCACGCTGATCAGGATGGAGAGAAGCTGCAGGCTCTCCTGAGGCTGCTGACGGAGCTGCTGGAGCGCGTGCGGGTGGTGGAGGCGCTCAGCACTGTGCCACAGATGTACTGTCTTGCCGTAGTGGAGGTGGTCAGACGCAAAATGTTCATAGGACACTACAGACAA TGGGCCAATGCCCTTGTCAAAGATGGGAAAAACCTCTATGAGGCAGAAAAAGTAAAAAGGGAATCCTTTGGGAAGCTCTTTA GGAAATCGTTTCTCAGAAACCGGTTGTTTCGAGGACTGGACTCATGGCCACCCTCTTCATTTTGC aCCCGAAAGCCTCGAAAGTTTGACTTTGAGCTTCCAGATATTTCCCTGAATGACCTGCAGTATCTCAAGTCCTGTTGTCCTTCCGAGGTTCAGCCTTACCTCAG GGTCCCCACACTGTGTGACTTTGAGCCTCTTAACCAGCATGTTGAGGTTCTCCATCAGCTGGTTCAGGCTGCACAGAGTGTGGATGAGATGTCACAAACGATCACTGACCTACTAAATGAACAAAAG TTTTCCTGTAGCCAGAGTGCTCAAAGATCCACCGCATTAACACCCAGATCTGAAAGCACAACTGAAATCACCTCTACCTCCACCAAAACTTTGTCCACTCTCAGTTTAAAAGCACCGAACTGCCAACCCCTGGCGCTTCCTGGTCCCTTGGAGGACCTATCACCTGACAGCATAGATGCCCAGACTTTTGACTTTGAAACCATTGGACACCCCAATATGGATCCTGTATTACAGCAAGGCTCCTTGGACTTAGACTCGTTGGCAGAAAGTCCCGAGTCGGATTTCATGTCAGCAGTTAATGAGTTTGTTATTGAGGAGAACTTGATGTCACCTAATCCCATAAGTGATCCCACAAGCCCAGAGATGATGGTGGAGTCTCTTTACTCCTCCGTCATTAATGCAATCGATAGCAAGCGTATACAGGACACTACTACGCTTGAGAAggaaaattcaaaaattgcaGCGCTCAAGCTCTCAGCGGACAGGTACCGCTCTGCTGCGGAAGAGTCCCAGAACAATTTGAGAAAAGTTAAAGAAGACCTTTATCACTTTCGAGGGCTTGTTCTGAAGGAGCAACAAGACTTTGGATTCGCCCTGAAAACAATGACCGTTGAGGTCCGAAACGCTCTCAACAGTGTCAGATACTGTCACGAGCAGGAGCTGAGAGAAACGCAACAAACCAATCTCCAGAGTTTGAAGGACGATCATGAAAAGCAGATACAAACTCTCACGAAAGAGCTTGAAGGCAATCGGAAGATTGTTCGAGACGTCCAGAGAGCAATGCTAGAATTGGAGGGGCTCGTGGAGCGCAAGGAGAAGGAAATATCCCAGCTGGAGAGTGAGAGGGAACGTTCTATGCAAGAACTTCAAGATCTTCACAAGCAAACTGTGCAGGACCTTGAGGTGAAGATCTTGAAGCAAAGTGAAGAACTGAAAGCTACATTGCTGTCCAAGGACGAACTCGCTGGGCAGCTGGATAACCTGCACTTTGAGATCGAGCACAGCCAACAGAAAATCAGTCAGGAGATGGAGAAGGCAGAGAAAGTGCACCTTCAGGAACTGGAGGCACGGTTGAAACAACAACATGAAGCAGAGCTGGAATCTCTCAGATTGGACAAAGAAAGTGCACTTGACAAACTTGTCCAGGAGAACCTGGTGAAGCTAAGAGATCTGGTGGATTGCCATTCTGCTGAACTCAAGGAACGCGAGGGACGCTTGAAAGACTTGGAGGCTCGCATTACAGAACTTGCGGACGCCCGCTGCAAACTGGAAGTGGAGATGGCTCTTAAAGAGGCCGAAATGGAGGACATGAGACTCCAGTACGAGGAGGCTAAAAGCACCCAAGAGGAggtgttgaaagcggagctTACTACTCAAACAACCACCTTGCAGGCGCAAATCGACATGTTGAACCAGCAGCTTCAGCAGAAGAACGAAGAGTACGAGGTGGGCCTGGCCGAGCTCCGAGCGCTCATGAGGTTAGAGAAAGACCACTGCATCTCTGAACTCGTGGATCGGCACGAAGAGGAGAGCACCCTGCTCCGTCAAGAGTTTTCAGCACTCAAGCAGAAGTCGCAGGATGCGGAGAAAGACTGTGAGGAGCGAGTCCAGAAGATCCAGCATGATCACCAGGACCAGTTTGATGCCTTACAGAGGAAAAAGGAGGATGAGCAGAGAGCTTTCCAGGAGAAAGAGCGAGAGCTAATGACTGTTATCGGAGACCTGCAGTCAGAAAACTCACTACTGTCCGGAAGACTGGAACAGGAGAGGGTGGAGGCCCTGCAGAGGACagaggaggagaaagaggaGGCAGTCAAAGCTGCATTACAAGAGGCCTTAAGAGACTTTCAACTCCAAAAAGAGGAGACTGAGACAAGACTGTTAGGACAAATTGAACTCCTTGAAAATCAGCTCAAAGACAGACAATCCACTGACTT AGTGGGACCTACTGTAGAAAAGACAGAGACTGGTATGGAAACCAGTGCTGCATTGTCACTGGACAGTGGCCAGTGGACCGAGGAAAGGGCATCGCTCCTGGCCAAACTAGAGCTCCTGGAGCGCTCAAAGAACGAGGAGATGCAGAACCTGAAGACCTCGCTCATTGCTGAGCAGCAG ACAAACTTCAACACTGTTCTAACCCGGGAGAAACTAAAGAAAGAGCAAATCATCAGTGATCTCACTGAGAAGCTCAGAAATTTGGCACAGCAACAAGAGAAGGATAAAg GCCTGATCGAAACGCTCTCTGAGGACCGTGCCTCCATCCTTCAGGAGAAGAAGCAGATGGAGGAGGAACTCAACCGTCTACGAAGCACCGTCCTCGTCTCATCGTCCTTCTTTCCGCCCAATCCCGTCACGGAAGCTCACGGTGCCTGTGGCCCCGCCTATGTGGAAGTCCTCTTGCCGTCCACCCCTGATCCAGAGAGATTGGCGTCTGTGGCTCCGTTCAAGGATGAGGATAGGGTGGAGTCGGCCGTGGAGGCCAGCATGATGACAGTGCA TGACAACCCTATGCTGTCTGAAGAGAAACAGCGCATACTGATTTTGGAAAGG ACTTTACATATGAAGGAGGAAGAGAACAAAAGACTTAGTCAAAGAttg ATGTCTCAGAGTATGTCGTCCGTCTCGTCACGGCACTCGGAGAAAATCGCCATTCGAGA CTTTCAGGTGGGCGACTTGGTTCTCATAATCCTGGACGAGAGGCACGATAATTACGTTCTCTTCACTGTTGGTCCCACCCTTTATTTCCTGCACTCAGAGTCCCTCACTGCACTGGACCTCAAACCAG cgaCAGGAGCAACAAGACGGCCGTGGGTTCTAGGAAAAGTCATGGAGAAGGAATATTGCCAAGCCAAAAAG GCCCAAAACCGGTTCAAAGTTCCTCTCGGCACCAAGTTCTACAGAGTAAAGGCCGTGCCGTGGAACAAGAAAGTGTAA